GGTGGTTGCGCTAAAAGCTGCCGGGATCAGCGATTACTGGATTTTTCTGGACGAACAAACGCATAGCCTGTTTGCCGTGCTCAAGGCGACTGAAGACCATGGCATGGACGATTTGCCCAAGCTGCCGATCATGCGCAAATGGTGGGATTACATGGCCGATGTGATGTTGGTTGAACCGGATAACAAGCCGCAGCAATGGGCGCTCACGCCAGTGTTTCACCTGGAGTAACAAGGTCATGACGCTACAGATTGTTGATCCGCATATTCACCTCTGGGCACCGGGCACCTTGCGCTACCCGTGGATGGAAAGTGAAGCGGTCGGTTTTAACGGTGACACGGCGGCCATCAAAAAACCGTACTTGCCGGCGGATCTGCTGGCTGATGCC
This genomic interval from Silvimonas soli contains the following:
- the rhaM gene encoding L-rhamnose mutarotase, translated to MQTHAFRMQLNPGMKAEYQRRHDEIWPELVVALKAAGISDYWIFLDEQTHSLFAVLKATEDHGMDDLPKLPIMRKWWDYMADVMLVEPDNKPQQWALTPVFHLE